The following coding sequences lie in one Synechococcus sp. CC9902 genomic window:
- a CDS encoding thiazole synthase, translating into MVSTSNGSDPLTIGGRLFSCRLLTGTGKYPSINSMQSSIERSACEMVTVAVRRVQTGAAGHTGLMEAIDWSRIWMLPNTAGCTNAEEAIRVARLGRELAKLAGQEDNNFIKLEVIPDSRHLLPDPIGTLQAAEALVKEGFTVLPYINADPLLAQRLEEVGCATVMPLGSPIGSGQGLNNAANIALIIENATVPVVVDAGIGVPSEAAQAMEMGADAVLVNSAIALAGDPPSMAEAMGKAVIAGRMAYSSGRLPRRGQASASSPTTGLISGKDK; encoded by the coding sequence ATGGTTTCCACCTCCAACGGATCTGACCCCTTAACCATCGGCGGCCGCTTATTTAGTTGCCGCTTATTGACCGGAACAGGCAAATACCCATCCATCAACTCCATGCAAAGCAGCATTGAGCGTTCCGCTTGCGAGATGGTGACCGTGGCCGTACGCCGGGTTCAAACAGGAGCCGCAGGGCATACAGGACTCATGGAAGCCATCGATTGGTCGCGCATCTGGATGCTTCCCAACACGGCGGGATGCACCAATGCGGAGGAAGCCATTCGCGTTGCACGACTGGGACGAGAACTCGCCAAATTGGCTGGCCAAGAGGACAACAACTTCATCAAGCTGGAGGTAATTCCAGACAGCCGACATCTTTTACCCGATCCGATTGGGACGCTTCAGGCCGCCGAAGCTCTGGTGAAAGAGGGATTCACCGTTCTGCCCTACATCAATGCAGATCCCTTACTTGCCCAACGCTTAGAGGAAGTGGGTTGCGCCACAGTGATGCCTCTGGGGTCTCCCATCGGGTCAGGGCAAGGGCTCAACAACGCCGCCAACATCGCCCTAATCATTGAAAACGCAACAGTTCCTGTCGTTGTCGACGCCGGCATTGGCGTCCCCAGCGAAGCCGCCCAAGCCATGGAGATGGGGGCCGATGCCGTGTTGGTCAACAGCGCAATTGCCCTCGCCGGCGATCCCCCATCCATGGCTGAAGCGATGGGGAAAGCGGTGATCGCTGGTCGCATGGCCTACAGCTCAGGCCGGCTGCCACGACGCGGCCAAGCCTCCGCCAGCTCACCAACCACCGGACTGATTTCAGGTAAAGACAAATGA
- a CDS encoding tetratricopeptide repeat protein, with translation MNLLPQTYLLGLVGLLTVVAVIVGRQLLRVRRDEARFVQLEQAGTAASRQSADLYELGSVQLRKRLYPQAAATLKQALKRLSDEPNEARALIENALGFALAAQKDYDTAIKHYKLALRAKDDYPVAINNLAFAQEKLLKYEEAIALYKKTLELEPNNSTAKKGIKKLEKRS, from the coding sequence GTGAATCTGCTGCCCCAGACCTATCTGCTGGGCCTGGTCGGCCTGCTCACCGTCGTTGCAGTGATCGTAGGCCGACAGCTCCTTCGCGTTCGTCGCGATGAAGCTCGTTTTGTTCAACTCGAACAAGCTGGCACTGCAGCCTCACGGCAGTCTGCAGACCTCTATGAACTGGGTTCGGTTCAGTTACGAAAACGCCTCTACCCCCAAGCTGCCGCAACGCTCAAGCAGGCCTTAAAAAGACTGAGCGACGAGCCCAATGAAGCGCGGGCATTGATTGAAAACGCACTTGGCTTTGCCCTTGCCGCGCAAAAGGATTACGACACTGCCATCAAGCATTACAAATTAGCCTTAAGGGCCAAAGATGATTATCCGGTTGCAATCAATAATCTCGCTTTTGCTCAAGAAAAACTTCTTAAATACGAAGAAGCAATTGCACTTTACAAGAAAACATTAGAGCTAGAACCAAACAATTCAACAGCCAAAAAAGGTATCAAAAAACTCGAAAAGCGTTCTTAA
- a CDS encoding NAD-dependent epimerase/dehydratase family protein — translation MKVLVLGGDGFCGWPCAVNLADQGHEVLIVDNLSRRKIDVDLEVDSLTPITSIGERLQAWEEIGGKPMRFIHMDVAHEYQRLLDLLRDEKPNSVVHFAEQRAAPYSMKSSATKRYTVDNNVNGTHNLLAAIVESGLDIHVVHLGTMGVYGYGSHRGATIPEGYLKVEVPQPDGSRFEEEILHPASPGSVYHMTKTLDQLLFLYYNKNDKVRITDLHQGIVWGTNTEATDRDPRLTNRFDYDGDYGTVLNRFLMQAAIGYPLTVHGTGGQTRAFIHIRDSVKCVQIALDNPPEQGERVKIFNQMTESHQVGELANKVAALTGAKVNNLPNPRNEAVENDLIVDNRCFIELGLNPTTLDDGLLKEVVEIATRYSDRCDRNRILCTSAWTKDQAKAIGNAS, via the coding sequence GTGAAGGTTCTCGTTCTCGGCGGTGACGGCTTCTGCGGCTGGCCCTGTGCTGTGAACTTGGCGGATCAGGGCCATGAGGTCTTGATCGTGGACAACCTCAGTCGTCGCAAGATCGACGTCGATCTGGAGGTTGACTCATTAACGCCGATTACCAGCATCGGAGAGCGACTTCAAGCATGGGAAGAGATCGGTGGTAAGCCGATGCGCTTCATCCACATGGACGTTGCGCACGAATACCAGCGCTTGCTCGATTTACTCCGGGATGAGAAACCCAACTCCGTTGTTCACTTCGCCGAACAGCGCGCTGCTCCCTACTCGATGAAGAGCAGCGCCACCAAGCGCTACACCGTTGATAACAACGTCAACGGCACCCACAACCTGCTTGCCGCCATCGTCGAGTCGGGTCTCGATATTCACGTGGTGCACCTCGGCACGATGGGCGTCTACGGCTACGGATCCCATCGTGGGGCGACCATTCCAGAGGGCTACCTGAAGGTGGAAGTGCCTCAGCCCGATGGCAGCCGGTTTGAAGAGGAAATCCTTCATCCTGCTAGCCCCGGAAGCGTCTATCACATGACTAAGACGCTGGATCAGCTGCTTTTCCTCTACTACAACAAAAACGACAAAGTTCGGATCACAGATCTCCACCAAGGCATTGTTTGGGGCACCAACACGGAAGCCACCGATCGCGATCCACGCCTAACCAATCGCTTCGACTACGACGGTGACTACGGAACGGTGCTGAACCGCTTCCTCATGCAAGCCGCCATTGGCTACCCCCTCACCGTGCATGGCACCGGTGGTCAAACCCGAGCCTTCATTCACATCCGAGACTCGGTGAAGTGCGTGCAGATTGCGCTCGATAATCCCCCTGAGCAAGGGGAGCGAGTCAAGATTTTCAACCAAATGACCGAGAGTCATCAGGTGGGTGAACTTGCCAACAAGGTGGCCGCTCTCACCGGAGCCAAGGTGAACAACCTGCCCAATCCCCGTAATGAAGCCGTCGAAAACGATTTGATCGTTGACAACCGCTGCTTTATCGAACTCGGGCTGAATCCCACCACCCTGGACGATGGATTACTGAAGGAGGTTGTGGAAATTGCAACGCGGTACTCCGACCGCTGCGATCGCAACCGGATCCTTTGCACCTCCGCTTGGACCAAAGACCAAGCCAAGGCCATCGGCAACGCCTCCTAA
- the psb34 gene encoding photosystem II assembly protein Psb34: MQVTTEDGGLLNAFAKEPRMEVMDQNASRDRNRSSLMMLIGGSILVTGLIAITVVIS; encoded by the coding sequence ATGCAGGTCACCACAGAAGATGGCGGTCTTTTAAACGCTTTTGCCAAAGAGCCCCGCATGGAAGTGATGGATCAAAACGCCAGCAGAGACCGCAATCGCAGCTCCCTGATGATGCTCATCGGCGGGTCCATCCTCGTGACTGGACTCATTGCAATAACCGTGGTCATCAGCTGA